AGACAATAACCAGCAGCAATTGATACGTAACAGTATCCAGACCAGAGAAAGTAGCCGGGCCCAGACTGAACTCTGTGTGACATTCCCAGTGTTCAGAGTCTGCAGAAAATAAGGGCTTTGGCCCTCGCTGCAATTTGTTTAACTATCAGagcagtttttctttctcatacTCTCGCCATATTGCACTCTATCTCCCTCGATTGCCAGCACCTGGATCTTATAAAACACGGAGTGACAGTTTGTGGTGATGGTGAcaaaagagagcaggagagtgtgtgagagtgcaaAAGCAACGTagagaatgagaaagagagaacgaGCGACAGGATGGAGAAAGTGAGTTAGTGAGAGATGGATGATGAAGTGAGAGAGCGAGGGGATGGATAAagactgagtgagtgagagaggagaggtacCCAAGCATCATTAGGTCGGTTTTCTTGCACAGGTCGttcattctctgtctgtctggctgtccACAGGATGTCTCTGCATTCAGCATACATCAGCTACATCCCTTCACTCAACACCTGACTGAACATTTGTCAAACTTTCATACATGTAAAATCTTTCTCAGATATTCTGCACATTCTGTTAATTGTGTTGGCCCGAGCTAATATTTGCTTACTCTCACATTTGGACTTTTTTGGACCacaaaaatgttggaaaaagCATCTAATGTCTACTTCTTATGACGACATGTCAGCTTGATGGAACAGACGTATTCGTTGAGCTCTAGCACACATTTCCCCCGAggtccactcacacacattttataaAACGACCAAATCATTTGATAGAGAGAATATCTTAAAAGGGTCATTCTCACGTCATCTGAGACGTGTTTCTAAGTGAACATCACACTGTGGCCATTTCCTGCTGTTCAGTGTCAAGCTGTAACGTGGAACAATGTTGTGGCTTTGCTGTGATTAAATATACTTGGCCATGGGCTTTAACAGCTGAAATTAAATTTTCCACATAGGTGAAAGATGAGCTCATACAGTGAGGAATCATTAATACATCAGGAGATATAGGAGCATATAAATCATGTGCTGTTTTACCTGTAACATGTGAATCAGGCTGGTGGTTAACAGCGTGCGGAGCGTAATGTAACTTCAGAGTTTGTCACAAAGGAGCAGCGTCTTACATCATAACAGGCTCAGTAACTGACCctgtttgctgttgctgtctCTCCCGTATCCGTCCACTCTCCCTGCTGGTGTCTCCTTGAGGAAGCCGCAGTCCCAGAGAAACTGGAGGCATTCGACAGATCTGACGCTCTGGTCACCACCGAGGGGACTAGGAAGAATGAGGTGAGATGGCAAGATCATCAAGAATACGAGAATGAATGATTAGTAGAGATGGTACGAACTACAGATGTACACCGAGTGCACTGTGTCAAAGGTCAGCGGTGGATCTACGGAGCAACGCCGCTGTGTTCCACAATAGCCGAATGCTTTTCAATGGAAGGGGTCATACAGTATCAGCTCAACAGTCACCTTTGTTCTGCTTGCCTTTGAGGAACACAGGGACTGTGCTGGAGGGCTGTCGGAGGACTCCAAAAGGAACTCTTGTATTTTGCTCAAACACAGAtccctgaaaacacaccaaTGTGCACGTtacacagaagaaaacagccaGTGTAAAAGTCCTGCTCATGCTAATTTCTCAATGCTGCTACATCTGGCATTTTGACCTTTATTCTTGCTTTAAAGCAAACCTATTTGAAACCTTCGTGTAAAGCTACATCCACACGTCTGCAAAGTAGTGAGTTACTAAATGGTGATGCTTGCATTTTTGAATTGTGATACCTGAACAAAGTGATGCAGAACGGAGACATCAGTCTTAGCTCTTGGGTCTACTGAACTGGCCCAGTCAAATGACGGCCTGTATGTCTTATCGCTCATTAGCTCGTTAGCATCCTCAAGGGACGTTTCTTTTGCTGGAGACGGCGCATAACATTTAGTGCTGCTGGTCTCTGGCAAAGCACCATTGTCATTCCCAAGACTTGAATGGACATCGGTTTTAGTCGTCTTTgcacctccttcatcctctgctTTGTCATCTTTCATGTTCTCCTGATAGCTGCTGGTCTCAGATTTACTTTCCACAGTGTCCACTGTGACTTCCTTCAGAATGGATTTTTCCACAGCTCCCCGGACagtctcactgttttcacatgtgTCTCCATTCGACTGACCTTCCACCTTCTTACATACAGAAGAATCATCATCCTCGTCATCAGGTATCAGGGACCTCAGCTGTCCACGCTGCTGCTCTGGGATTTCCTGACTGTGAGGGAATGCTTGTGGTTCAGCTCTCACATGCGTATCAAGCATTTCATCCGTTTGCTTCATATCAGAAGGATTACTAGgtggtgtttgtgttgcagttgTCTCCTGGATACAGATAATGTTAtctgactgaaatgcattattgGTCTGTGAGTTACAAACACTGTACTGATTCAGAGGTCCAGAAAGTTCAGTGGGGATGTTGGGAGCTGATTTGTCGGACGGCTTCTCTTCTGCGGTTTTCACAGAGATCTGATGAGCTGAGTCTTGAGCAGAGTGTTGGGCCTCATCATGACAGGGGGTGTGCACTTCTCTCCTAATCTCATATCCCGTACTCACAAGACTGGAGTCTGCAACCTTCTCAATGGTCTGAGAGCAGTCTGAGGGTTCACAGGCAGCCAGCGGTGGCTCAGTATGCCTCAAGCCAATGACCTGCTGTGTGTTGCTCTGCTCGGCAGTTGTGTCAGTAGTCGTCTGGGTCGGTCTCTGGGTTTCTGGCGTGCGTGGCCCTGTCgttcctctctcttccactccATCTGGCCCATCTCCCTCTGCGCtatcttttgtttctgttccaGGCTGTTTGGTGTCTCCTGCATCTTGCGCTGACCTCTGGCtatcctctctgtctgctctatCGGCTGCTTGGGCCATGAGCGTTCCTCTCTTTCCGCCagcgcctcctccctccttcacctctTTTCCTTGGATTTCTCTATCACACGGCTGCTCCTCATTTCTTCGCTCctcttttctgttgctttttcctAGTATCACCTCACCTTTCTCACTCATTTCTCCGTCCCCTTCATCGCTCTTTCCATCGACAGACCTCTGGTCAGGGCTCGATGCAGCTGATGTGTCCCTCACACAGCTACCTTTGCTAATCAGCAGCCCGTTATCAGACAAAGAGGACGTAGCATGAATTAAACCCGAAACATCATTGGAATCCGTCTCGCTTGCGTTGGagttgtttatgtgtttgtctgacgtgctgctgtcactgtctgtaGTTCCAGAAAGACAGAGGCTGTCCAGGTTGTTGGTGAATGGGCAGGTAAACAGGCTTACAGGGTTTAGGGGCTGTTTAAACTGAGACTGTTGCTGGTGGTTTGGGCTGTCTTGTCCTGAAAGAGAACACAACATAAATGTTTAGATAAAAAGTCTCTGCTCATAaattaaaatgatataaaaatgtctttctgcaTTCTAAATAAAGTGCTGAAGTACTAAGGTATTTTTATCGTGTGTATGCGTATTTTTAGCTGGCTGACCTCCAGTTGTTGCACTGGCACCTAGCTCAGTCACAGCTCCTGTGTCCTCCAGACTGGCTGGCTCTTCGGTCTCAGTGGGAACTAAGTGCTGCAGGCTGCCAAAGCCAGGCGGCTCAGAGCTGCAGACGGGTACATTAAGAGCTTCCTCCCCTCTGATTTTCTCCACTAAAGCGGGAAAGAGCTGAGTAGAAGCACTGAGGCTCGGACTGAtgtctctcctctgtgcagagaaaaataaagtcaCATGCTTGGAACATATATGTACAACACCACCTGCAGCTGAGGCcacactcattcactcactcacactacTGTGCATGGATGGTGAATACTGGGCTGAGCTAACTGTGGGAAGTGGGAGAGCTTTCTCTGACACTGCAACCTTTTACTCTGCTATcaatgtttttgttgcaggcAGATGAGACAGCATCTACTTAGGACCTGGTGAGTGTTTATCTTTATCTTCATATGAAAAAAGTGAGGAATTTAACGATGAAACAGcacatgaaaatattaaaaacaaacttcCTTTTGTTGGCCCAGCTGGTTGTtgtgctttgcattgtgggacacagTAGGCGAGACTGGAGATTTTTGCCGAATCATTAGGACATCCATATTATTTCTGGCATACCGCAGATGTTACTGTGTTTTAGCCAAATCAGTCTGTAGAACAGCAGCTTTTGAATACAGCCTGTCTCTGTACCTCCACGCTGGCCCGTGAGGCCGCTTCAGCGTGTCCCTGATGGAGCTCGTCGTAAGCCTTGCTCACTGCTCCAAGGCCCTGCTGCTCACGCTTGATGCGATCCAGAAATACTGCCTTCTGTTTAATACAACCGCACAGAGACAAATGCAACCCGACATGATGGCTCATTTCAGATGTTTCTGACGAATGCTgttgttaaataaaaatgtcaccaTCGCACTGCCCCGTCTCACACTCCAGTTTTTCTTCTACCTCTTTGTCCCAGCTGGTCTTGGAGGCGGTGTAGCTCTCCATCAGTCGGGCCACCTTGTCTTCCGTTGCCTTGCTTTTCTCTTGCATCACCTCATGTTCCTGCTTAAGGGCCTGCAGTAAAATTAATCACCCATAGGATTTTTAATGCAGTACTaaatttttatgtgtttatttaacgTGAACAGAAGGTCTTAAACATGGTAGGCAGAAAGAGGGCTTCTTGCTAATACAAATCAGTTGGCTTGTGTCATtttaataatgattttaataaattaatgaatAGGTGAATTAAAAATGAGAAGGGGgtacagagagaagagaagggaaTAATAAACTGCGAAGCTCGtaaatggagaaaaaacacactaacTATCATTCAGTTGCAGACGGGATTATATTCACTAATGTGATATACAACAGCACGTTTACGAGGAGAAACGATGgtcatcatttatttctgtcctcGTGTAAATTCACTCCATAATCATTTAAATAGACCCTGAAAAATTCCTGATCTGTGTGGCAGGTGCAGGGTTTTACTTTGTAGGAAAAATATTTGACATTCTCCATCACTCAAATCCAATCGAATGTATTTGTTTGCATCAGTTAAAGGACGAGCACACgttgaaatgtcagaaatgtacGATTCTTCTGAGCTCCTGGTTTATTCCATCTTACTTAAAATATTCATTAGCCTTTTAATTATCACCTACGAACACTCAAATCATTTAAGCTCCCATTTTAATCTGAATGATTAcacaatgtgatttttttccatatgtCTTTCAGCTTTATCtgtctgagaagaaaaaaacaaacactaaaaggTGATTGGTCTAAATCCCACAATAACtgcgggaaagaatttcaatCTACGTTTTTAACATGATATTATAATAAAACATCATTAGGTATTTTACACAATTGTCTCTCTCTACAAGattaaaagctttattttcatgtccaactacaaaactgaaaaaggtaaggatttttttttattccactcttttgtatatacttattgtttttaatttgcatgcacttgttactctatctgctttatttgtgctgctgtaaactaaatttccccttgtgggactaatgaAGGAATATTGAAGTGATGAAGATGCAGGAGGTCTGCCCTGGTTTATCATGACGATAACATGATTTACTATACTATAAAGTAGGTTTCTATTATTTTCTTGATCGTTATCTTCGTTTGAGCTCATTTCAGGTCAAATTTTAAATTCCAATTCAATTTAAATCAATTTAATCTAAAATCAAAATTTAAACTAGAATTACCACCTCACAgtttttgtcataattagcgtAGGAATTCTAACTAAAACATTAATGAATGATACGGTGGCAGACAGGACGACGGGATATAACTCTACATCTAAAAGTTATTCAAAATAAGGCAATTTAAGACAAATATGAGAGTAAGTCTGTGCTGATGTGCACAATATGAAGAGTTATGTCCATAAACCAGCGAAGACTCTGACCTGGTACTGCTCTCCTTGTGTCTGTAGCTCCAGCTCTACTCTGCttactgtctgtgtctgactcAACAACAGCTGCTGGGTGTGCTGCAGAGACTTCACCACctcctacacaaacacacacacagaataaaggGATTTAGCTTAAATGCACTTTGAATTGTGGAAAGGTGAAACATAGACTAGGTAAAGCACTTTGTTCAGTATTACTCAGGACAGCAAGGCAACCTCCAAAACAGCCACACTAACAAAGTATCAGTGGAGAAAGAGCATCAAGATTAAGGCAGCGGTCACATTGTTTCCTTCCTATTTCCTAGTTTCTGACCTGCTTTTCTGCTCTTAGAGCTACATTTTCCTCCCTGAGTTTCTTGTTCATTTCCGTTtcctaaaaaaggaaaatataaaaacaaaatgcatcatGATTAGCTCTCTGGCAAACTGTCAGAACCATAGTTTGATTTTGATGTGATAGAGCTCAGTATGAACCAGTTTTGGGGCTAGCACAAACAGATGGACTCCTATTGAACGACTGTTATTTACCATGTTCAGTTTGTGGTGCAGCTGCTGGAtatgctgctctctgtctgcaggacttCGGCTCTTGTTATGTCTAACTGCTAACATCTTGGCCTTGATCAGCTGTTTACTGACCTCCTCCAACTCCtgaaaaagcccaaaacatccAATCATTTCAGGAGCACAAAATTATCCAACCCGATTCCTCTGGAATTAGTCAAGTCAGCTTACAAACTTCAGGAGCAAAAGCATTTTGTGTGACACAGTGAGATATGGATATTACATAAGATGTGATGACATGTTGCCTCAAATCATTCCAAACATCAGGGCACTTTTCCACATACCGTCTTTAGTGAGACAATAATGGCTTCTTGTTTTTCAATTGCAGAAGTCAGtttcatatttcttttcatGGCCTCATCAACTGTAAGAAACACACACGGTAAACCACCATCACACGGGATGCTATGACGATAGATACGGACAGACACTGTAGTTTAATATCTTCACTCTGGTTGTTCTGTGTCCTTTACAGTAAATGACGAGTGTAAGACTTTCAGGGATGTCACAGGACGTCTACTTTAAATATGTAACAGCTGTGGCAGAATGAGCCTTCTGCCTTCACATAAACAGAGATACTGTGCTGTAGGAATTTGAGATAAATGTGCTTAAAATGGGCAATGGAGCTGTGACTATGTAACCGGCTACAATTTAAGATTACAATGGTCACCTGATAATATAAAGCCTTCCACTGTTAACAGCACATATTTCATATTGTCATTTGTCCTGATAACAACAGCGAGCTAATGTGATTCTGCAGCAtgcacagtactgtatatgttaCTGTAAGCCTCCAGAGAAGAGGCTATCTACTACTGTCGACATTCATGACATGAAAAAAGTGTGAGTTGACTGGACCATCTGACTGGCAACATGTGATTTAAACAGCTATGATTTCAGTCGAAATCATACTCAGTCGATTTCCGGCGGGCCAAAACTACGTGACATTGCACACTGAACCTTGAGGCTTCTGGGATAGAGCAGCATAAAATAACGCCCGTCTCCTCTATTGTCAGCTGGCAACAAATAGAGGAAGCTACGCTGGATACGTGGTTAACAGAAGTGGACAGCTGAAGAGCAGCAAATTGTCTCATTTAACAGGATGCATACTTGTTGTCGACAGCATGGATCCACAGAGCCTGGCCTGCTGGTATTCGTGCTGTGGGAATGTTTTAGTGGCTCACATAAAGCCCCGTGGTAGCACAGTCTAACACTACACTGCTGCTGACCCGGGAGATCAATTCATGGCCACTGTGACTGAATGTCAAAATATCCTGTGGGAGCATTTAAAGGAACATGACAGTGATCTCTGCTCATTACCCAGATCCCGACCCCAAAACGATATCTTGGAGATGAAGTGAAACTGGATGTTTTCAGGGACGAATGTGCTGTGGAAAACTCTGAAAGAGCTGAGTCAGACCGCTGTATCGAGTCAGTGAGGACCAACATCCCTGTGAGTTGTTTCCAGCACCTTGTTACATTTGTAACCTAAAGAATTCAGGCTGTTCTGGGGCAAAACAGGGCCCCTTCTGCTAACGTCTAATGCACACGTACTTTAGCTCAGTAACATTCAGTAGCGCGTTCTGTATGTGTCCTGATCTATGCAGCATGTTGTTAGTGCAGATGTGTCTTTGCACCATTGTATAATTTATAAATCTATAACCATCAACACACGTGTCCTTCTGTGctatccatccattcattaCCATTTTCCTCTAGGTTTTCGTGGGCCTGCTTGACCATGGCGCACTGCTTCGACAGAGCACTGAAACGCCTCTCAACCTCCCCCAGCTGGTTCAAGTGGCTGTCCTTTGACCTGCTCTGCAATGCTAGTTTCTGTTCCTGTGGAAGGGGAAGAGTTGGAACAGACAAGGGAACGAGCGCCCTcgacagagagaaaaatccaAGAAAAAAGCTGCCATAGCACAGACGGCTGTGTAATCCACAGATGTGTGAAAGTACAGAGCAGAAACATTACAGCAATACATACTTGGCTTCAAAAATACTccaagaatgaatgaatgaatgaatacatagATGAATGAGGatgtaaaatgtttcttttctgaaaGCAAGAGTTCAATACACGTCTTTGCTGTCTTGCCAAGAGTTTGATGACAAgatcatgtctgtctgttaacaGCTAACAGCTGGTTAATTAAGCCTAGCATAAATACTAGTGGCAGAGGGCAACAGCTATGTCCGGTTTACAAAATCCACTTACAAAAGGGCAACTCTTCAAATGTGTTGCTTTCACACGTTGGATTTTGTATTGATTAAACATATAAATTCAATGTGtcaattagtgagctttagaggttcTGGTAGGTGGATTTGTGTCAACTTTGGACTGTCGGGCTAGTTGTTTCCCCCTACTTCCAGTGTTTCTgtcaagctaagctaactggctgctggctcgaAAGTCTGTGCTCATTTTGTCAGACATAGAATGctacaggggaaacagctgtCAAGCGAATGAGAGGATCATGGTTTAACACAGCTAACGCCTGTCTCTTTTCTGTGGGATGAAAGAATCAACTCAGCGCATGCCTCAGAGCGCTTTATCGCTCTTCAAACTGCCATTACACTTTGATTGTCTGTATCAAGCTGAGCAGattcttttcttccctctcgCTGTCCCACTCACTCCCTTCGCTCTCATTCTCACTCCCTCCCTGGCCTCTCTCCGACACACCAGCTCACTTCGACTCACTCTGCTGAGCCACCGTTATGTGAGGAAGGTTAAACTGAGCGAGGCCCAGttataaaatattttaatagagatattttctctgctgtgctggcaGTTCAAAGTGTCACACACTCCCTATC
This sequence is a window from Chaetodon trifascialis isolate fChaTrf1 chromosome 10, fChaTrf1.hap1, whole genome shotgun sequence. Protein-coding genes within it:
- the ccdc73 gene encoding coiled-coil domain-containing protein 73, with translation MDLSADCGTLPTHSIVEGPVLEQELSRCRTESGGTILLQLLEFKTHLLEAVEELHIRRVAETRFEDQISKLVLKKQELEWEKESLQHQSETVANQHAESLISVKKQFQAKIRNIEEEKGKYQVSADLKEKEINNLKEELKSLQLLKYNLEKKSSELEQKLALQSRSKDSHLNQLGEVERRFSALSKQCAMVKQAHENLEENVDEAMKRNMKLTSAIEKQEAIIVSLKTELEEVSKQLIKAKMLAVRHNKSRSPADREQHIQQLHHKLNMETEMNKKLREENVALRAEKQEVVKSLQHTQQLLLSQTQTVSRVELELQTQGEQYQALKQEHEVMQEKSKATEDKVARLMESYTASKTSWDKEKAVFLDRIKREQQGLGAVSKAYDELHQGHAEAASRASVEVQRQARRDISPSLSASTQLFPALVEKIRGEEALNVPVCSSEPPGFGSLQHLVPTETEEPASLEDTGAVTELGASATTGGQDSPNHQQQSQFKQPLNPVSLFTCPFTNNLDSLCLSGTTDSDSSTSDKHINNSNASETDSNDVSGLIHATSSLSDNGLLISKGSCVRDTSAASSPDQRSVDGKSDEGDGEMSEKGEVILGKSNRKEERRNEEQPCDREIQGKEVKEGGGAGGKRGTLMAQAADRADREDSQRSAQDAGDTKQPGTETKDSAEGDGPDGVEERGTTGPRTPETQRPTQTTTDTTAEQSNTQQVIGLRHTEPPLAACEPSDCSQTIEKVADSSLVSTGYEIRREVHTPCHDEAQHSAQDSAHQISVKTAEEKPSDKSAPNIPTELSGPLNQYSVCNSQTNNAFQSDNIICIQETTATQTPPSNPSDMKQTDEMLDTHVRAEPQAFPHSQEIPEQQRGQLRSLIPDDEDDDSSVCKKVEGQSNGDTCENSETVRGAVEKSILKEVTVDTVESKSETSSYQENMKDDKAEDEGGAKTTKTDVHSSLGNDNGALPETSSTKCYAPSPAKETSLEDANELMSDKTYRPSFDWASSVDPRAKTDVSVLHHFVQGSVFEQNTRVPFGVLRQPSSTVPVFLKGKQNKVPSVVTRASDLSNASSFSGTAASSRRHQQGEWTDTGETATANRGSRASLSITSFPVSTSSITGSRQSWRTTPGCSRAPASAAGPSSEPDREPLCSQEREEQQSSFRAHISKIEQFLNTERLRLPKRRRMDK